The window GGATTTAAACTCAAATCTAACTTCCATACTGTGACATTACCATCACCATAAAAACTAGTTTTTGAGCagttactatgttccaggcactgttttaagtgcTTCACATTACTTAGTGAGTCCTTACAACAACTTTATAAAGTGCTACAATTATCCCTGCTttatagaagaagaaactgaaacacTGAAGTCATCTGTCCAAGTTATAGACCTAATaaggtggcagagccagaatcACAATCCAGCTCCAGAGCCTCTACTCGTCAAGCCTTACAAATTGGGTTACAGTAAGTCACTGCCTTCAAAATCTTACTCTCTCTTTGATCAAAAAATAACCAGCTATCACCAAAAAAGAACCTCAAAGGGAGTGAATTTTATTAAGttagtattttttaatctataaatacATTATGATATACACCCAGACTTACCAGGTTTAGGTACTTCTAGACCTCTTTCTTTATAGAAATCatgcatttgctttttttctcctaaaaaatgataaaacacagACTAAATTACACTTAAAATATAACTAGTAGAGTCAGAAGAGATTCGGGGATTTACAACTAGGtaataaaataaacttactttCCTCTAGATTGATCACTAATTTGTACACTATGTCTTGTAACTGTCGGTCCAACCTAATAAAAGGAAAGGATGGAGAATACCTCAGaattcagaaaaagcatttggtaaAGTGAATGATGCTCTTTGTGTGTAACTGTTTTCTGTTAGGAGTGAATATCTCCTTTCTCAGAGGTGAGTTACTTTTAGGTAGCACTAATGGTTCTCTTctaagagaaactcaagtaatTACACATTGTCATAATTACAAGTAATTATAGACTCTTGAACAGTTTGCTAAATTGTTCCATGTGAACTGGTCTTATTTCCCAAATAAGAATGTGAGTTTGAGGGCAGAGACAGTACTTAAAAATTCTGTGTATCATCTGCAAAATACTCTCCTGTGAAGTAATAAAAACATAATAGTATTTGCTAAACAAATGAAAGCAGTCCacttttagtgtttttctttccttagcaAACTGAGCATGAAATGAAAATTTGATTAATAAGCCACAATGACTTATGACAGATAGGTTTTTCTAAAGAGGCcagttatttcagttattttaaaaacagaattctaGATACACAGAAAATGACAAGTCTAAATTAGCATCATCAACTTCAGTGATGGAATTTAAATCCTCAAGAAAAGAGgtctgtacctttttttttttcttttaaggtttaCAGCAGACGTCACAGTGCCTGGTATACAGTAAGTGCTCtgtatgtatttctttaaagaatatgCATTTCCCTTTCTCGTCATTTTGAGATAGGTCAAGAATTTACTACCAACTACACAATTTCAATCTTTCAGAAAAAGTATACCTATTATATAaatgttacttatttttcttacctTATGTTGTAAAGAGGTTGTGTCTGATGTACTACAATGTTGCATTTTGGACATCTGTTGCTATAGTAAAAGTGTCTGACAATGCAGCTTTTACAAActgttgggaaaaaaatattGGAATTAGAATGTTTTCAAGACATTTCAAAAACTTAATATATTATTTGGAAATGTAATGAACTATATGCTTACATGTATGAAGACATTCTGTAATGGTAGTTGCATCTATTAAATAACCTTTGCAAATGGAACACAAGATGTACGGAGTCAGCTCAGAGAGATTGATCAGGCGCTGCAAATGCAATGGAAATAGGTTACAAATCCTTGCCAAGTCATACGTCCTAAATTTTTTTTGTCAACAATGTGTAGTTTACTTTGCAACATGGAAACATGTTCTAATACCTCAGACCCTTCAAATACTCTCAAAGTTACAATAATACAATATGAACCAATGTTTCAAAAAGATCTCATTCTTTTTGGAGCTACTGTATATTGCCAGATGAAGGACATCTTACTTTATGAATTATCACAAAATGGACAAACTTTCCAGATACTGGTGTTTAATACACAAATTCTGACTGGCTGGGTATACTGTCTGAATTAATGAAGTACGCGCtgccccaattaaaaaaaaaaatcttcccaatTAGAGATTGACTAGGTGGGGAAGGGTTTCCCCCACACTCTCAACATTCTGTAGAACTGGACTGTACTCCCAGCCACTGTAAGCTTCTAGAAGGCAGGAGAACAGTACCCTTGGCGCCTACATCCCTGGCACGCAGTAGCTTCAATAATGAGTGAGTCGGACCCAGAGAGCTTAAGTGACTGCCGGAATCTTACAAAATGAGTTGGCAGGGACAGAAGGCCAGTCCGCGCCACGAGCAGGCAGCGCAAGGAGAGGCGAGGGTGGACTCCAATGCCAAAGGATGCAGCGGCGAGCGGGGACATCCGGCCCGGCCCTAACGGCGGAGGGCCGGCGTGGTCAAACAGGGGCTATCAATACCTCCTCTTCGTCCTCGGAGTCCGGCCGGCCCCCCTCCAGCCTCAGCGAGAAGTGGctcatctcttcctcctcttcctcctcttcttcttcctccaggTCCTCATCTTCTTCCAACTCCTCGTCCTCGTCCTCGAAGCGGCCCCTCAAGCGGCCCAGGCTGCGCTCCGGCTCCAGCTCAGGGGGCCGGGAGCCCGAGCAGCCGGGATCCCCCGCCTCGGGTAGGGGCGGCGGGCCCTCCTCACCCGCTGCGGGTGCCGGAGTGAGGGCAGGCGGGGAgacgggaggcggcggcggcatGGTTGCGGCTCCCTCGGCCTTGGCAGCGCCCGCGTTGCCTGCGGTTACCGCCGGGAGCCCCTCCATGCCGTAGGTAGAGAACAGATGAGGCGAGACCAGGTGGCTGGATAGCGCGGGAGTTCCGTCCGCCTGCCTGAGCTGCCAACGCGCAGGCGCTAAAGGCCTGCAGGGCCCGCTGGGAAATGTGGTTCACCGCCCCTCACCTAAGCCGGGCAGTAGGCGGAGCCACTCAGGTATATGGGGCGGGGCTTGCAGGCCACAACTTAGAATAACCTCACCCATTTTATACTTCGAAAGACTGATGCGCTCTACACTGCTTCTAAAAATGACGGAATtggttccttggagaaggcaaaggcaccccactccagtactcttgcctggaaaatcccatggatggaggagcctggtgggctggcgtctatggggtcgcacagagtcggacacgactgaagcgacttagcagcagcagcagcagcagcagacaacaatattctgtttgcatcagatgcgCGGAGCCCTGAAATAGTTGGTATAACGATGTTCCATTATGAATAATAATGATTTCAACTTGAGTACCAGTGATGTTCTGTGCAAGAATATTTCCATTAGGAAGTATGAAGTTTCTACTTTGAAATATGTAAGTTTATTTGGAGGAATTAATGCTTGTATTGCCACACGGTGGAAATTTAATCATAATTCAAAGGCCATTTGTGATTCCCCATCACATAAAGGAAAGTTCATTCTatttaattcagcaaatatttattgagggcctGCTGAAGAAGGAACTGAGACCTACCAATGCGTCCCAATCCCCCAATCTTATTAGAAGAGAGATTTGGAGCTGGTGTACTTTATTCTTGGAAAGATATTGGCGACTAATGTCGTGAAGTTTGGGAGCCATATTCAGAGAGGACTCAAATGTCCCTTAACGAAATAATGCTGTGGGAAGTGACATCTGTGACAGAATGTGTTGTCACCGAGTAAAATTAATGCTGACTTGGGAGTGGTGTACATACTTCTCAGGGAACTGGTGAAGATATCAAATTCCTATGCTCATTTGGGTAAAACTGAGCTGGATTTGGTGCTGAAACCAAAAAACTTACATTGGGACTCAAACCCCTAGGTTAGAACTTTAAATGCTGCCAAAACTCAGACTGAGACTTGAATCCATGGtgttttaactgagatcacacatctggtctcaggacttagtgaagctcagtttcttcttttttaaaaaaatgtatttatttatttttggctgtgctgagtttttgttgctACACCGACTTTTCTCTAGGTGTGGCAAGCAGGTCTACTCTTTAGTTAGggggtgcaggcttctcattgcagtagctgctcttgttgcagagcatgggctatAGGGTGAGGGTTTCaattgttgtggcacatgggctcagtaattgtggcgtacaggcttggttgctccatggtgtggggggtcttcctggaccagggattgaacctgtgtctcctgcattggcaggtgaattctttaccactgagccaaaaaGGAAGCcctgaagctcaggttctttatgTCTTATGCAGAAAGAATTAAGTgaaagacaaagtgataggtaagaggtgagtttatttagagagaaacgcACTCTATAACCAGACTGTGGGCCATCTCAGACAGCAAAATATGGGGTGGTTGTTTTTATGGActgagtaatttcataggctaacaaataggaggattattccaactatcaatattttggagaaggggtagagatttccaggaattgggccaccacccaGTTACAGTCAACCTGGAAACAGACGTGGTGTATGTGGGTTTGTCATTTAGCATGCTAATGTATTGCGATGAGTGTGTGATGAGGCTCAAGGCCTACTGGAAGTCTAATCTACtctcttggacctagttggttctaaccacTTCTGGTTATATCTTCAAGGGCTGTGTCATTCCTTTAGAGGTTGTGCCTTGCCCCCTTCCATCCTGTTTCAGTCCCCATCCATGGCTCCTGAACTGGGCCTCACCTCTCTCTTTGAAGTCCCCAAAGTCTGATCAAGCCTGAGATATGGAGGTTTGCAAGATCCAAGAAgacatggaaggaaggaagaaaatgtctCCTCCTGTAAGGAGTGTAGAGTCTCGAGGAAGAAGGTTGGGAACTGGACTATAACACTGAAAGAGGATGgttgaagaaactgaaagagACAGACCCAGATACCCAAGGTGCTCTCCTTAAAAGGCCTAAAACTGCAAAAGCCTCCACGTAATTATGTTAAAAGCCATAGTGTTTAACCCTGATTGACATTGTAAAAGCTATCTGACAAAAGAATTGCTTGTACTGTGCATTTcactaatataattttaaattagtattgtataaaatattaataacaatgttaataaagttttactttatgtaaagaatatgaaatattgaaaaccctaaaatttttaaaaatacagtcaaGAATTGCAGTATTTTCAAAGCTGATAAGCTGAGTAAATTATGAGCTTGCATTACTGCCACAGGGGCGTGTCAGTATAGTTGGTAAACTAAAATATCTGCAGCCTTTGTCAGTTCTTTGGTAtgatagctatttttttttaatttaaatcacttatttatttgttgtccacaccatgtggcatgtgggatcttattcccATACCAGGGGTTGAAGCAGCGTCCCTTGCAGTGGAgtggcagagtcttaaccactggaccatcatggAGGTCCCATGATGGCTCGTTTTacgtgtcaacttggctaggctatAATACAGTTATTCAAAAGCTTATGTAGGTGTTACTATGAAAGTATTTTGTACATGTGATTAACATTACAATCAGTAACTAAGTAAAAGATACTATCCTTTATAATTTGAATGGACTGTATCCAATAAGTTAAAGAGCCTTAGAAGCAAAACCAAGATTTCTCTGAGGAAGAAATTCTTTCTATAGACTGCATCATCAGCCCATGCACAGGAGTTTCCATTCTGTTGGCCTGGTATGGGAATTTCAGACTCTGCTTAGCAAGCACTCACAATCATATAAGGGAATTCCTTGTAATAAtaaatctcatatatatatatatttatctcctACTGATTATGTCTCTTTGGTAGAACCCTGACTTATACATATGGCAAATGGCCTAATTATGTGATGTTTATAATATGCAGGCCTTCCACAATGTATCTCTTTTGTCAAATGAGAATTTCTTGTACTCCATTGTGATCATGTGTGTTACCACATCCAAGTTATATCTGGAGCACTTTTCTGGGATCTTTACATTTTGATAAGGCAACACAACTGAGTCATGCCCTAGACTGAACCAGAACTTCACTCTCACCCTGGATGCTATCTTGTTAGAATGGTATAAATGTAAACAGCAAAAATGGATCTAGTACAACTAGTAATTCTAGTCCATATATCATGATTAGTTGTAGACAATGTAAAATATCAATATtagaaggtttttttgtttgtttgttttgtcaggGGAGAGAGGTTTGCTTTGATATTTCAAACAGACATatctaggggcttccccggtggctcagtggttaagaatccacctgccaatgcaggagacacgggttcagtccctaattcgggaagatcccacatgccatagagcaactaaacccatgcatcacaactgttgagcctgtgccctagagcctgggagccacagctactgagtccatatgccacagctactgaagctcgggcactccagagcctgtgctccacaataagagaagccactgcaaggagaggCCCTCACATCACGACTAGAAAGGAGCCcttgctctccacaactagaggaaagcccgtgcagcaacagagacccaacacaaccaaaaacaaataaatcaaagcAAAGACATATCTAAAAATCATTGGGAATTCCCGAGTGGCCCAGGGGTTAGGATTCCCGGCTTTAATTGCTGAGggccaggattcaatccctggttgagaaactaagatcctgcaaaccacttggcatggccaaaaaataaaaatcagtattaGTTCATGCACTAATTCACTACGTCCTTTATGAGATAGCAGAATCTGGTGGACTGTAAAGAATAGTGGGTCTCTGGgaaccaattttttttcttgtgaatttgtttttattgGGATAAGAAGGGTGGATTGGGAAATATCTCCATGGGCTAAGGCCCATCTGGGAAATGTCCATTCTAATCTTCCTGGTACAGCTTTTGGAACACTCTGTTGGAGCTGCTGCTCTTGCTGCCAGATGCCTTCAGGTCCACTCCTTCTGAGCACCAAAATTTTAAAGCAGATCCATGACCAACATTGTAGGACTGCTTGGGGGGTCAAGGAATCCATAAATGCTCCTTGGAACTTGGAGTGATTTCTTTTGTTTGTAAGTAAATAATTCACCAAAGACTTTAATCAGCCTGACTGTTCTCAAAAGGCTAAACTAAGAGTTACcatacagggaattccctggcagtccagtagttaggactccacacttccatttTAGGGAGCATATGTTCGATCTCTGGCCAGGCAACTAAAATCCCTCATGCCTGCAtgactaaaaaataaagttattctataacccagcaattccactcctaggtattcaagagaaatgaaaatatatgtccactcAACAGCCcttacatgaatgttcatagcagcataatTTATAGTAGCAAGAAAGAATTCCAATAGTCATCAagataatggataaacaaaatgttgcCTGTCTATTCTGTGGGATATTATTTAACCACAAAGTGAAATGAAGTACTGAAACATGCTACATGAGTGAACTTTGAAAACActtttctaagtgaaagaagccagtcataaagGATCACATATGGTATGgctttatttatatgaaatgttcagaaaaagcaaatccatagagacaggaaATAGAAGTGATTGCCTTTGACTGACGTGTTTGGGGTGAATGGGGTATGTATGTTTAAGAGGTACAGAGTTTCTTCTGGGAGTGATGAAAGGCATGAAAATTTAATGTGGTGATGATTGCAAAAACCCACTGGACTGTACACtataaatgggtgaattgtatgataTGTGAATGATTCTCAATAAAGATAGCTAAAAGTAAAATGGCAAATATGAAAATAGTATATTATGATTACATTAAACTTTCTCTTCAAAATTATATTCAAAGACTTTGAAGACAAAAAAGAGTTCATAAAAATCATGTAATAGAAATaattcttgaattaaaaaaaaaagtcctcaaaCTTTTGTTCATCAAAAATTTTGCCCCCCCAAAAATATTGTCCATCAAAAATAAGATGAAACTGGACCAAAGAAGCCAACTAAATAAGATTAAACAGTTTTTCTAACATGCTTTCATGAACCCACAGATATATGTCAGGTACACATCATCATGTGTTAAGGAATGTTAGATAGCTCCTTCCTGTCcttaaaaaatagtttacaaggggtttgtgtgcgtgtgtgtgtgtgtgtgtgtgtgcgtgcgttcATCCGAGTGAGCTAACGAAATGTCTCCAACTGATAGTTTTGAgatccaaatattttaaagtgtataaggCAGAGCTTTGTCATTTGGGGTGGGAGTATGGCTACATTGGTAAACACTCGATGTAGGTTTAGCTTAATTTAGACCGGATATTCTGCAAGATAAGGCAACCCAtggcttcttgggcttccctggtagctcagctggtaaagaatccacctgcaatgcaggagacccaggtttgattcctggattgggaagatccactggagaagggataagctacccactctagtattcttgggcttccctggtggctcagatggtcaagaagccacctgcaatgtgggaaatctaggttcaatccctgggttgggaagatcccctggagaagggaacggctacccactccagtgttctggcctggagaaacccatggactgtatagtccacggggttgcaaagagtcagatacaattgagcaactttcattttcacttctcacaTGGTTTCTTGGTTGAGACTACAATCAGAAGGGCCCattgaggaaagaaaaggaaccaCTTTGTGGCAAACCACTGGAAGATATTTAAACAAAGCAACAATCTCCTTCAGATCACTTTAGGTCCAGATAGGTAGAGAATGCTTTAACTAAGCAATTGAGAGTGAATACTTTTGTATATTCACTGTATAAATCATCCAGCAGCCATTTCTTGGGTTTgggagtttgttttttctttattttccccttGTAAGAGGATACAATGCTCTTCCACTAGAAATATTGGAATTCTAAGGCAAAACCTCTACTCAGCAGTAGTCAGAAAAGACTGGAAAAGCTGATAGCCTCCTTTCAGACAGGACTTTAGCCGAATCCTATGAATGTTTGTAAGTGACAGAAGAGCTTGCAATTTGGAGGATAGTGGTTCATGCCCTGCAGGATATTCAGGCAGGAGTGGACAAAGCATCAGTCAGTCACACACTCCAGTAAGAACGGACTCCCACAGTAGAGCCAGGTCAGGACTCCAGTGTTATAGGAGAACTGGGTCACGCTCATCTTGCTCCATGAAGAACAGTGTATTTGAACAGAGATAGAAACAGTTTGATGTAATAAGGCATAGGCACCtgctgcatgcatgcatgctcagtcgcttcagtaatgtctgactctttgtgaccctatggactgtagcccaccaggctcctatatgtccatggaatttcccaggcaatcttcccaacccagggagcagacctgggtctgctgcattgcaggcggattctttaccactgagctacaggggaagcccGTGCACCTGCTGGGCATAGTAAATAAGCACATTCCCATTTGTAAGTCAGAGCCTGTTACAGACCCAGGCACAGGAGCTGGGGAAGTGCGGAAATGACCACTCCTTTATAAAACAAAAGTGTGCTAGTAATTTAAATTCCCTCAAGATGGGCAAGATCACTCCTTCTCTTCACTAGGAAGGGCTCAGTTGGCGTGGACAAAGATCTGTGGTTGCCTGATGTCACCTGCCTGTTCCACCATGTACTGTTAATAGACCAAGCAACACAGTCTACAATAAAACAAGTTATTGAAAATTCAGAGAATTTACTAGAGGAGGCAGCAATAGCACCTGGAAAGTAGTtaaatatttggagaaaagaagaaaccaaaTAATGGACCTGAGAGCACTAAATAGGAAACCAATATCCTAGAACAGAGACTGGgaaaaattttttctctaaaggtCCGTATAATAAATATGTTTGGCTTTGTCGGCCACATAGTCCCTGTGGCAGCCACTCAACTCTGCTGCTGTAGCTCAGAAGCAGCCATAAATAATATGTAAGCAAAGAATTACATATGcctataaaactttatttataaagaaagacAGGTTTGAGAATTCCcaggctgtccagtggttaagttaGGACTCCACACCTTTCcacaccccctcaccccaccacaacagcacaggttcaagccctgatcagggaactagggtcCTGCAAGCTATGTGGTAcagctaagaaaaaaaagaaagaggtatGTTTTCTGACCCCTACTGTACCAGATAGTCTCTGTAACaggagactcagtggtaaagaatccacctgccaatgcaggagatatgggtttgatccctgtgttgggaagatcccctagaggaggaaatgtcaacccactctagtattcttgcctgaaaaatcccacagacagaggagcctggtgggctacagttcatggggtcacaaagagtcggatatgactgagcacattaAGCACTGTAGAACAACTAATATCCTAGAATTAGGTGTGGACTCCCACACCAGTTGATAGGCTAACCTGTGGAGAGAGAAGATATAATAAGAGTTAACTGTATGAAAATGGGCATAGTGAAGGGGAGAGCTGCCTGGGTGACATGGGGAGCAGATGAATGGAAGATGAGTTTGGAGAGATAGGCTTTAGATCAGACAGGAAGGAGCCTGGGGATCAGGGGAAAGAATTTGTATATTATTAAAACTGGGGTGGGAGACATTGAAGGGCTATAgacatgtaaaattttaaataaaattacatttcaaaaaatCACTCTAGTTACTAGGTGAAAAAGAAGGGATGTGGTAAGCTGAAAAAAGGCCCACAAGAAGATATCCACACTGAATCCCATGAACCTGTGACTTATCTTATTTGCAAAAAGGATCTTTGCAGATGCAGTTAAAATCTTGAGATGAGGATCTaaccctggattatccaggtgggcacTAAATCCGATGACATGTGTTCTTATAAGGGAAAGGTAGAATGAGATTTGAGAAACAGAAGGTGAAAAGAGATGGACAGAGAGAAAGTGATGTGAAAACAGAGATAGACATTGGAGTAGCACGGTCACAACTCAAGGAACATCAAGGAAAGCCGGTAAACACCAGGAGTTAGAAGAATTCAGGATTGAATACATTCCACAGAGCCTCGAAAGGGAACGGGGCCCTGaccacaccttgatttcagacttctggcatCCAGAgccatgagagaataaatttctgttgtttaaaaggaCCAAGTTGTGATAATTTGGGTTTCTCTCATCatactgtgtggcttgtgggatcttagtttcctgacaagggatcaacctggggccccagcagtgatagctctgagtcctaaccactggactgccagggaattcccctgtgataatttgttatagaAACCTCAGGAAAACTATTACAGAGGGTAAGAAAAGTAAAGAGATCCTTTAGGAGCCTCCTGGAGTAATCCACATGACAGCTGCCAATTAATGGCCTGGTCTAGGATGACGACAGTGAAGAGGGAAATACATTGTCAGAACAGAGATCTATTTCAAACTAGGACTTGGAGAAGATTGATATGGGTTAATGAGCACAAGCCTGAGAAACCTGGATGATGGCCATGCCAATTACTGACATAGGGAGGGAGCAGGTGTGCAGCTCACTTTTGAATATATTGTGTTTAAAATGCTGGATAGTCATCAAGAAGATATATAGAACAAAGTATTAGAGATACAGGAGAGAGGTATGGGCTAGAGATAAAAACTAGATAGTCCTGGGTATTTATATTTCATGCAAATCAGTGAGATAACGTaaggggaaaacagagagagagaagagcatCTCAAATCTAGCCCTGAAGAACATCAAAGTGTAAGAGCAAGATAAACCCAGCAATTCCACgtgtg is drawn from Bos indicus isolate NIAB-ARS_2022 breed Sahiwal x Tharparkar chromosome 26, NIAB-ARS_B.indTharparkar_mat_pri_1.0, whole genome shotgun sequence and contains these coding sequences:
- the PCGF6 gene encoding polycomb group RING finger protein 6 isoform X1 translates to MEGLPAVTAGNAGAAKAEGAATMPPPPPVSPPALTPAPAAGEEGPPPLPEAGDPGCSGSRPPELEPERSLGRLRGRFEDEDEELEEDEDLEEEEEEEEEEEMSHFSLRLEGGRPDSEDEEERLINLSELTPYILCSICKGYLIDATTITECLHTFCKSCIVRHFYYSNRCPKCNIVVHQTQPLYNIRLDRQLQDIVYKLVINLEEREKKQMHDFYKERGLEVPKPAVPQPVPSSKGRTKKVLESVFRIPPELDMSLLLEFIGANEGTGHFKPLEKKFVRVSGEATIGHVEKFLRRKMGLDPACQVDIICGDHLLERYQTLREIRRAIGDAAMQDGLLVLHYGLVVSPLKIT
- the PCGF6 gene encoding polycomb group RING finger protein 6 isoform X2, whose translation is MEGLPAVTAGNAGAAKAEGAATMPPPPPVSPPALTPAPAAGEEGPPPLPEAGDPGCSGSRPPELEPERSLGRLRGRFEDEDEELEEDEDLEEEEEEEEEEEMSHFSLRLEGGRPDSEDEEERLINLSELTPYILCSICKGYLIDATTITECLHTFCKSCIVRHFYYSNRCPKCNIVVHQTQPLYNIRLDRQLQDIVYKLVINLEEREKKQMHDFYKERGLEVPKPAVPQPVPSSKGRTKKVLESVFRIPPELDMSLLLEFIGANEGTGHFKPLEKKFVRVSGEATIGHVEKFLRRKMGLDPACQDGLLVLHYGLVVSPLKIT